The following coding sequences are from one Lycium ferocissimum isolate CSIRO_LF1 chromosome 3, AGI_CSIRO_Lferr_CH_V1, whole genome shotgun sequence window:
- the LOC132049958 gene encoding IQ domain-containing protein IQM3-like isoform X2, translated as MEVKTQAMSSFDFNSQLPYSSYVEHSDTSVSNAAMKVQKVYRSYRTRRMLADSAVVAEVLWWQAIDYARLNHSTVSFFNFMKPETVSSRWNRISLNASKVGKGLSKDAKAQKLAFQHWIEAIDPRHRYGHNLHIYYEEWCKTDSGQPFFFWLDLGDGKKVDLEDCPRSKLQKQSIKYLGPQEREHNEYIVADGKIVHEKTGNLLDTTKGLPGAKWIFVMSTSRRLYAGEKKKGMFHHSSFLAGGATLAAGRLVVEDGRVKSISAYSGHYRPTEDRLDSFLSFLNENGVNLDKVECNRRLFRSTIR; from the exons ATGGAAGTGAAAACTCAAGCTATGTCTAGTTTTGATTTCAACTCTCAGCTTCCATATTCCTCGTATGTTGAGCATTCAGACACGTCTGTTTCAAATGCTGCAATGAAAGTGCAGAAGGTTTATAGGAGTTACCGTACCCGGCGCATGTTAGCTGACTCTGCTGTGGTTGCTGAAGTGCTCTG GTGGCAAGCCATAGATTATGCTCGGTTGAATCACAGTACAgtttctttcttcaacttcatGAAACCAGAAACGGTGTCTTCCCGCTGGAATCGCATAAGCTTAAATGCTTCCAAG GTTGGTAAAGGTCTGTCCAAAGATGCTAAAGCTCAGAAATTGGCATTTCAACACTGGATTGAGGCG ATTGATCCACGCCATCGTTATGGGCATAACTTGCATATTTATTATGAAGAATGGTGTAAAACTGACTCTGGTCAGCCCTTCTTCTTCTG GTTAGACCTTGGAGATGGCAAAAAGGTTGATCTCGAAGACTGTCCAAGATCTAAGCTTCAGAAGCAAAGTATCAAGTACCTTGGACCT CAAGAGAGAGAACATAATGAATATATTGTTGCTGATGGGAAAATTGTGCACGAAAAAACTGGAAATCTTCTTGATACAACTAAAGGATTGCCAGGGGCAAAGTGGATTTTTGTGATGAGCACGTCAAGAAGACTCTATGCTGGTGAA aaaaagaaaggaatgtTTCATCATTCCAGTTTTCTTGCTGGTGGGGCTACTTTAGCTGCTGGAAGACTAGTGGTAGAGGATGGAAGAGTTAAG TCTATTTCAGCATATAGTGGACATTATCGCCCGACTGAAGATAGGCTTGACAGCTTTTTATCATTTCTTAATGAAAATGGGGTCAACCTGGATAAAGTTGAG TGCAATCGTCGTCTTTTCCGATCTACCATCAGATAA
- the LOC132049958 gene encoding IQ domain-containing protein IQM3-like isoform X1 yields MEVKTQAMSSFDFNSQLPYSSYVEHSDTSVSNAAMKVQKVYRSYRTRRMLADSAVVAEVLWWQAIDYARLNHSTVSFFNFMKPETVSSRWNRISLNASKVGKGLSKDAKAQKLAFQHWIEAIDPRHRYGHNLHIYYEEWCKTDSGQPFFFWLDLGDGKKVDLEDCPRSKLQKQSIKYLGPQEREHNEYIVADGKIVHEKTGNLLDTTKGLPGAKWIFVMSTSRRLYAGEKKKGMFHHSSFLAGGATLAAGRLVVEDGRVKSISAYSGHYRPTEDRLDSFLSFLNENGVNLDKVEIRKANEDYESYEDGKSIGSGSASEFSVLSNSPSQTNLRKEKEKGVPSESAPNLVAQTSSYNRSLSGGLQIPMTKVPKTAILRRIHSEKSTKSYQLGHQLSQAWSTGAGPRIGCVADFPAELRWQALELTNLSPRPCSV; encoded by the exons ATGGAAGTGAAAACTCAAGCTATGTCTAGTTTTGATTTCAACTCTCAGCTTCCATATTCCTCGTATGTTGAGCATTCAGACACGTCTGTTTCAAATGCTGCAATGAAAGTGCAGAAGGTTTATAGGAGTTACCGTACCCGGCGCATGTTAGCTGACTCTGCTGTGGTTGCTGAAGTGCTCTG GTGGCAAGCCATAGATTATGCTCGGTTGAATCACAGTACAgtttctttcttcaacttcatGAAACCAGAAACGGTGTCTTCCCGCTGGAATCGCATAAGCTTAAATGCTTCCAAG GTTGGTAAAGGTCTGTCCAAAGATGCTAAAGCTCAGAAATTGGCATTTCAACACTGGATTGAGGCG ATTGATCCACGCCATCGTTATGGGCATAACTTGCATATTTATTATGAAGAATGGTGTAAAACTGACTCTGGTCAGCCCTTCTTCTTCTG GTTAGACCTTGGAGATGGCAAAAAGGTTGATCTCGAAGACTGTCCAAGATCTAAGCTTCAGAAGCAAAGTATCAAGTACCTTGGACCT CAAGAGAGAGAACATAATGAATATATTGTTGCTGATGGGAAAATTGTGCACGAAAAAACTGGAAATCTTCTTGATACAACTAAAGGATTGCCAGGGGCAAAGTGGATTTTTGTGATGAGCACGTCAAGAAGACTCTATGCTGGTGAA aaaaagaaaggaatgtTTCATCATTCCAGTTTTCTTGCTGGTGGGGCTACTTTAGCTGCTGGAAGACTAGTGGTAGAGGATGGAAGAGTTAAG TCTATTTCAGCATATAGTGGACATTATCGCCCGACTGAAGATAGGCTTGACAGCTTTTTATCATTTCTTAATGAAAATGGGGTCAACCTGGATAAAGTTGAG ATAAGAAAAGCAAATGAAGACTATGAAAGCTATGAAGATGGAAAGTCTATTGGAAGTGGCTCTGCATCTGAATTCTCAGTTCTATCGAATTCTCCTTCTCAAACTAATCTtcgaaaggaaaaggaaaaaggcgTTCCATCGGAATCAGCCCCAAATCTGGTAGCTCAAACGAGTAGTTATAACCGATCGCTCTCAGGCGGTCTTCAGATCCCAATGACAAAGGTGCCAAAGACCGCAATACTGCGAAGGATTCATTCAGAGAAGTCCACGAAGTCGTATCAACTTGGTCATCAACTTTCCCAGGCGTGGTCAACAGGTGCTGGACCAAGAATTGGCTGTGTTGCTGACTTCCCTGCTGAGCTAAGATGGCAGGCCTTGGAACTGACTAACCTCTCACCTAGACCTTGTTCCGTATGA